The region CCATTGTGAGGAGTGACACGTCACTGCTCATACCTACTCTGATTGGCTATTGGTAATTAAGACGTCATTTCCCCCTGTCATCTCGAACACTTCcaggagaagaaggaagaaaacaagagGATCGAGAaccgacaaaaacaacctgaaacGGTCACTTTAACTTAAACCTTTTTAACAACCAAGACCTAACGAGGTCACTATGGTAAGCAATGAGTTGCTACTGCTCTCCGTTGACGCTAAATATGTACGAAAAGTTGTAATTTTAGCAGTTGGGCTAACTAGCGGCTAACAGCAACACTGGCGCAGAGCAGAAAGATGCTCCGTCATCATGAAATCAAAGTCATTCCCCGATGTAAAACAccgaaaattgttttatttgtaagttGTTAACAGATCGTGTTTGAACTCCACAGTTTTCCTTCCATCATGTGTTCGACCACCCGATGGCCCGGGGCTTTCCGAACCGCTTCTCCACTCAGTACCGCTGCTACTCGGTGTCCATGCTGGCTGGACCCAACGACCGCTCCGATGTGGAGAAAGGAGGCAAAAGTGAGTGTCGTCAGAGtaggattttaaaaagtgcatcaCTTTTATCAACGTGTTTCGCACAGAATTAGCAGAAATGCAGTGTATCATATAAGTTAGTTCGCGGTTCAAACTCATATTCAAAGTTCTTTACAGAAAAGAAATACACGAATAGCAACAagtgtatttaaattttaatgctTCATAATCTGAGCTAGCAAGATGTATAGAAATAAAAAGGTCCAAGAAAAGAGTCTTGAGGAAATTTAGAATCTGTTCTCTGCGTTAATGACTCTGAAGGGTCACAGTGTAGATTAACAGTTAAATAACTGTTTTGTAGATTGCAATATGTAATCTGTAATTACATATTGTAATCTACAAATCAGTAGATTACTGTTTACTTTAATGGGACCTGAAATTctaaagatagatagatagatagatagatagatagatagatagatagatagatagatagatagacataTATTATGATTCAACATAAAGATtatatttacaaactaaaagaAATTCTCAAATCCTAATccaaatcagaatttttttgtcatagtcatgttttttaaaatacaatttaaagagattcttttttctttttttttctttttttttttttacaatttctccccttttttcccccctataGTAATTATGCCACCTTCTGCGCTTGATCAGCTCAGTAAGTCCAAGTCAAGCCAAGcacttcttttttcctccattttgtttcatgATCCTccatgtttctcatttttcttatgtttttatgtgaacaGGCAGGCTTAACATCACCTATCCAATGCTGTTCAAACTCACCAACAAGAACTCAGACAGGATGACCCACTGTGGAGTTCTGGAGTTTGTGGCAGATGAAGGAATCTGTTACCTTCCACACTGGGTGAGGAGGAAATCAATTGGCACACTGAGTGGTCTACTCTTACAAGCTGTCGTGTTTTATCATATTGTTTCTTTTGTGGGAATGTGCATGAATTTTTTGTGCTAGTTCATGAATGAATATTTCTTCTGTGTAAGTAAAAGCAACTTGTAGCAAGTACAACAGTAAATCAAAGGATCCTAGAAATATTCATTTAATCCCAGatcacagattattttttttattgtttgaacttctaacaacaacaaaacaaaaattgtaaatatacTGTTAACTCTGTAAAGTAGTTAACAGTACTTTAAATATGTATCTGACATCTAAATATGTATCTGTCTTTGATTGCAGATGATGCAGAATCTTCTCCTGGAAGAAGGCGGTCTAGTTCAAGTGGAAAGTGTCAACCTTATGGTGGCCACATATTCAAAGTTTCAGCCACAGAGTCCTGACTTCCTAGACATAACAAACCCCAAAGCAGTGTAGGAAATCGGTCcattctgttgcttttttcattttttttttttttgctgaggaGTTTATAAAAGTTATCCTTATATTTTCAGTCTGGAGAACGCTCTGAGAAACTTTGCCTGCTTGACGACTGGTGATGTCATAGCCATAAACTACAatgaaaaggtaaaaatgtttattacaaAACAATAGATATTACTTTCCATTATTGAGTTGCATATCATGCGTTTAAAACTGTTTGCTTTCAGATCTACGAGCTGCGGGTTATGGAAACCAAACCCGACAAAGCTGTATCCATCATCGAATGTGACATGAATGTAAGACTCTTACCATTAGCTCAGGCAGTAGATAAGTAATATTATTATGTTCATTGTTTCACTCATGTCATCACTGTACACTTCAGGTGGATTTTGATGCTCCTTTGGGTTACAAAGAGCCTGAGCGACGGACTCAGAACCACGATGAACCGACAGTAAGACCCAGAAAGTGTCTGGATGTTTTATGTTCTGAGCAATGAGATAaaacttgtttcttttcagGAGGAAGAAGGAGACGCCAGTAGTTATGCTGACATGGACACAGGATTCAGAGTGAGATCCTATTGCTGTTAGACTGagacaaacaaaatgtcagtGAAGGTGTTGAAATTATGTGAGTCATCGTTTGTGATGTCTTGCCAGGCTTTCACTGGCTCTGGAAATCGCCTAGATGGGAAAACAAAGGGAATTGAACCCAGTCCTGCTCCTCTAACTGCGAGTGACATCAAAAGGTGAAAACATTCACACATTAATAAACAAATCCACAGCATTATGGCATTTCTgctcactgtaaaaaaataattaaagaagtTGAGAAAAGACCAATAAACACATATTACAGACACCCAAATACTTTTGTTGCACAAAACTAGTTTTCTCAATCTCACTgacagaagaaaagcatccaGAAAGTCAAGTTTGTACTGCAAAAaacttactaagtatttttggtctagtttatagAGCAAATATCATAGCATCTTAgctcacttgaaataagacaaattaacttaaatgtaacttttcagcaagatgtagaagcttgttttaagtaaataattccttaatattgatgaaaaagtactggctccattggcagataaatgaacttataacatggggaaaaagtcttattttaaatgaaatattcttccaatggaacaagtactttttatgaaattatttacttaaaacaagtctcTGTATCTTGCTAAAACGTTACTTctatgttatttttgtcttatttcaatctATCTAgtgcaaagatatttgcactagaaactagaccaaaaatacttggtaagatcttgtgtttttgcagtgtaagtgTTTCCACTTAATCTTACAAAGTATGGGAGTAGATTCCAGATTTGGATACgtatgatttaataaaatagagtgcagaaaaacatctgagttttcaaattaatttctctttttcataaaggttttttttttttaatggcagaAACAAGGACATTTCACCCTGTTACCCAATGTCAGACACATTAGTCTCAACAGTGCAAGGTTTAGTGTTACATCGATACTTTGGGCCAAACTGTAGCACAGATGGATGCACTTAAACCTTTGTTTTGGACAGTTTACTGtaaaaaatctcagaaactCTTCTATGCAGTTTGGAAATCACTCAAAGCCTAATATACAATGTTTTATCACAGAGGTATTCCAAACTATGACTTTAAAGTTGGCCGGATCACCTTCATCAGAAACTCCAGGCCTCAGCCCAGGAGAAACGTAGAAGACGTGAGTAAATACGTTTTATAAAGTGTTTAATTACTTAACCAACACAGTTTTTTAGTGTTGTACACTGAACATAGAGTTTTAATTCAGCAGAATAAGGCATTGAAGTGGTTTTGGTTTCATTAACGCTctctaaatatttgttttccttctcgCAGGATGACGCCATGAAcagatttattgctttttcagGACAAGGACAGTCATTGCGGAAGAAGGGCAGAAAGCCTTGAATTACTTGAAATGGATATTCGGCTTATGTGACCCCATCaacagcaaagtaaaaaaaaaaaagcaacactgaTCTGAAGAAACACTCGCCTCTTTGTGTGTTATATCTGAACTCAatcatatttcaaaaacaaactctgatgGTAAGACTTTTGCTCAAACATGCTGCATTGGTTCTCAGTTATAATTTGTATTCACAGGGCCATTGAATTGAGACAGCCTCAATAGATGACATCAACATAATAAATAGCTTCAGGATTATTACTGGaattataagttatttttgCTCTGTCTACCTTTTCCCAGAATTATTTTTTGACCAAATATTGCACCTAAAGTATACAGTTTCCAGAATCCCCATTGTAGTTCAAACAATGGGaccaataactttattttaaattttcataagaactattttttatgtttgaattgttttgtttttttcccctcagttaTAGTTTGCTTACATTCTTTCCTGGTTTATTTATAGACAAATAAAGGATTGTTTTGACATTGTCttcaattgtttttgttgtcagttatgtataaataaaataatgtggcTACTTTACCTCAATTACAcacatttattaacaaaaaatatctgGTTTGAAGTTATGGTGGACATTGTGGTAACATTGTGGATAAAATCACAAGTGTAGAAGACAGATTGGAAAACATgagtatataaaaaataaaacagcaaaaactggTTGAAATTTGGGTTATTTAATGTAGACTATACATTATTCGAAAACTTAAACTTTAGTTGGTCCAGCGTCTAGAAGAGTTGGGTATATTCAAAGTAAAAGCTGCGAACACTGCGGTGGTGCTTTGTTTTGAAAAGCATGTAACCGGAAACACTTGTAATATTAAATGCTAACTATGGAGCAGCTTGCAGAAAGCGCGTGGAGGGTAAATTATCCCTAAAACGTGTTCATAATCGTGCCATTCATAATAacgtatttttgtttaatttgtttagtcATTGGTTTTGCTGATCTGAGGCCTAACCTTGGTGAATAAATTAGCAAGGTGATTAGCTTTCGATGCTAAGTAAAGTCTCCGTAACCCTGACCACTAGTAACCGTGTGGAATATCAAGAATGGACGCGATACGTTTTTTAGATCTAGAAATCAACATATACATTTACTAGGAAGCCTatcattgttttattaaatttgtatttctttaaaaaaaatagacgcTTGCtagtttctaaaaacaaaaactatcaTGTAACTCCAATGACGATCACAAGGGGGTGCTGTTTCCCCGTTTTAATTTGAATGCGTTCAGGAAATAAACGGCCAATCCAAGTTTGAAAGCTGTAATGGTATCTTGCATTTGTGTACAAGATACTTTTTTTGGACAcagttttgcttaaaaaaataaatgtcaggtCTTAACGTTATTCTTGTCTACAGTAATGGGAAataacatcaataaaataaatacaaatatcagCACATTCATTATAAAAATAAGTTCACCATGTTTCAATAATTTGTGGAACCCCCTTTAGGAGCAATAATATGAATTAGTCATTAAAGAAAGATCAATCCTATCAGATTGGATTCAGATCCAGAGTATTCCGTACTTGGTCTGTGGTCTTGCAATACCTCAgctttttaatgttaatttttgtttttctgttgtaaatTTGCAGATGTTTCTGGGATTATTGTCCTGTTGCATGACCTGACTTTGACCAGTTTGAACTGTTGAACAGATGGCATCAAAACTAACTCCACAATAGTTAAATAAACAAGAGTTTATGGTTGGCCCAGGCCATCATCCTTCCCCTACCATGCTTGGTATGAGGAAAATGTGCTTAAATCAGCAAACCTCTTTATTTGTCTCATCTGTCCAAAACACAGCGTTAAAGAGGTTTTGATTCTTTCAACTTGTCTAAAACATGGTGACATGTATTTTAGAGAAAAGAGAACTTCAACATTTAACACACAAGCtaagaaatctgaaaaggagatttattttttaaattttcagtggATTTGAGCTCATTTTCAGTCGTACTTTTCTCTCCTCTTTGGCGCTCCTTATTAAACATACAACTACCAAGACAATCCAAGCTAATTGCTTTATTTGTACCTGTGTTCCTGCAGCCACCTCGAACCTGTGAAGATTACTTGAGTGAGTTCAGGCACTGCAAAAGTTTCAGGAATCGTTTTCACCATTACTACACCTACGGCACCGCCCCGTCCTGCCAGCAGTGGAAAGCAGACTACCATAACTGCAGTGAATGGGAACGTCACAAACTCACAGAAGCTAAGGTGCAACTCCAGGAAATCATATTCTGAAAAGGATGTAAATTTGTGCTTTTCTAGTTTCATAAAGATgtgcctttgtttttttatattataggACGCATTACAGAAAAGTGAAAGGAGACGATTGGAAGAGCAGAAAAACTTCACCCCAGTGTGGAAACTGAGGCAGGCGCCTCCTGGTGACTGGCACAGGCCTCTGGACCAGGAAACCCAGCAAGACTCCTGATCTGAAGAGCCGCCTGCCGCTGCTCTATGAATCAATAATGTAGTTCACTTCATGGACAATCCACTGACACCTGCTGTTTCTAAACTGATTCCTaaactgttaaaaaattaatcttttacTCAAAGGAGGGATTAATTGATATGAAACTTCATGTAGTACCCATAATTTAAGAACATATTTAAATTGCAAGAGCTGTGTTgtgctttgtttatttaagaGTAAACTTTAAAGctttactttaattaaaatgtacaaaatgaaaTCAGTTTAGTGTTCAATGCTTCTATAATGCAAGTTTTGTTATCAATGTTAAGCTACTGTTAATTTAGTTTCCTGCTTTATTTCATGAAGAAGtccaagaaaaaaatcttttaaaataaaatcccataaactttaaacaaactttaCCCAAAACTAAAGCTGGATCAGAGGTCATCATAGTAGAGATGCATATTTTGAAAGGTCGTTTACACTCCAAAACTAGCTGTACTGTGTGGTGTAGCGTCATTGTTTTTCCCTCATTACATATAGATTCAACACATATCAGAgttcttatttaaaaactgaaacaatcaGTGCTTTGATTAAACaaagaagcttttattttcaacattgtTGTGgaggtttgaataaaaaaaacaacttaagtgTAATTATGATGACAGTAATTGTGATGAGTAAGAATGCCTTCTAGTCAAATCAGCAAAGAAACAATGTGCTAAGTTTCCATCAAGCCAGATTTTACAGACTGATAAAAAGCAGCATCCCAGCCCAATCAATTCTGTTcacacagtaaaaaaagaaagaagcgcCGCCCACAGACTTTCATTGTGTGTACACTCTAGTAATGTCATTATACTTCCCATCTGGAGCGTCATAATTGGGGATTGGAGGCGTGTAGGCAGGGCCTTCATGAGTGAATGGAAGCAGAAGTGGATCTGGCTTCAGCGCCGCCAGGTAAAGCTCCTCAGACTCCATTTTTAGCTCCTCTAGCGCCTCCCTCTGGGCCTCCAGAGCGAGTTCGATGACCTCTACTTCAGCCATGTGCTGCTtctgaaaatacagaaacaaatgtgtatatatacacatcTCTAACTGTATATGATGAAAACAAGAGGCTCTTAAAAGTCAAAAGTAATCTTAATTTTAGAGGTTTAGGAATAAAATGGTGTAAGATGAATAATAACCTGTTTGTATCGACTCCACTCTTTCAGAAGAAGAGCGCGACTCTCACTTTCTTCAAATGACAGCGTTGGAGGAATGCGCTCtcttttttatgaaataaagaaaaaaatgatttaaaactttaaagggGACTTTTTTGTGGAGCTTTGATCTGAGCTGTACCTCGTTTCATCCAAACATTTAGTGGGAGTGATGAAGTCCTCTATGGGGATAAACTCAGGCGGAACCCTCTCCAGCTTCTTCAGCTTCTTCTTCAGTCTCTCCCTCATCATCATCTCCCTCCGCGGATccgccttcttcttcttcttcggcTCCGCTCTAATGTAACATAAACCACATCTCTGCATGAGCATTCTTATTTCACCACATGTGCATGTTTAAATAgcagaaaattatgttttattatttttaatattttattgttgaacaGGTGAAATGTCTGGATTCTTAACTGAGAAGAACTTGTTCCATGATTACTAATCACATGATGGatttaaacaaattttgctatcttgctgaaaagtgactTATAAGTTCATTTTGTCTTGTTCCAAtggtattaagatatttgcactacaaactagacaaaaacacctaatactttgttgttgttttcttgcagCACAACATGctgaaatagaaagaaaaatcacatttatttatttttaacaagttaaataaagcaatgaaatatttacattgttCAATGGAGAGTGGTATATTTCAGACAGTTTAATGAATGTAGCgtaaatgaagtgaaaacctccaaatctttttttttttttcgtttttaaatcaaatagtGGTAACTATTTCATACCTGAGTGGTGCAGATGTCTTAAGAGTGGCCACAGGAGAAAACCAGGGACTCTGCACAGCAGGGTTACATTCTCccaaaaacaagctgaaaaatTACACAAGAAAACCGCAACACATATTAAAGCACCACACGACCAAACCATGACAGCATATTTCCAGTACTAGTTCACTTCAATTCCTCTTTATTTATTGATTCGGACACACACAGATCACATCATCCTTCATCTACAAACGCTTACCGGTGCGCGGCGGCCTGTCGGGATAAAACCCCGATGCAACGTGAAACGACCAAAGACATGTTTTCCCTGGATGCCGCTTCAATTTACACTGCCGATTTCAAAAAGAACCATAAACAAAATCTTCACATGTCGCCTCACTTGTGTCCCCTTACGGAACACAGCAGGGACAAGGCGCAGAAAGATGACGTATTAAGAAAAGTGCGTTCACCATTTTACTTCCGCATTTTCGAACGTTTTTAAATagcagaaaatacataaaatgtatgAATTAGAAGATATTTTTAGGTTTGATTGCAATAATCAAGTTATATAGTTATTTTTAGCAatccatacattttttttgtaaaattttgaaGTAAATTTTGTGTCGAATCTAGCAGTGGAGGTAAAACATGAAGCGAAGGCATTATTTGGGGTAAAGGTCGCAGT is a window of Xiphophorus hellerii strain 12219 chromosome 12, Xiphophorus_hellerii-4.1, whole genome shotgun sequence DNA encoding:
- the ufd1l gene encoding ubiquitin recognition factor in ER-associated degradation protein 1, whose amino-acid sequence is MFSFHHVFDHPMARGFPNRFSTQYRCYSVSMLAGPNDRSDVEKGGKIIMPPSALDQLSRLNITYPMLFKLTNKNSDRMTHCGVLEFVADEGICYLPHWMMQNLLLEEGGLVQVESVNLMVATYSKFQPQSPDFLDITNPKAVLENALRNFACLTTGDVIAINYNEKIYELRVMETKPDKAVSIIECDMNVDFDAPLGYKEPERRTQNHDEPTEEEGDASSYADMDTGFRAFTGSGNRLDGKTKGIEPSPAPLTASDIKRGIPNYDFKVGRITFIRNSRPQPRRNVEDDDAMNRFIAFSGQGQSLRKKGRKP
- the c12h22orf39 gene encoding synaptic plasticity regulator PANTS is translated as MLTMEQLAESAWRPPRTCEDYLSEFRHCKSFRNRFHHYYTYGTAPSCQQWKADYHNCSEWERHKLTEAKDALQKSERRRLEEQKNFTPVWKLRQAPPGDWHRPLDQETQQDS
- the mrpl40 gene encoding large ribosomal subunit protein mL40, whose translation is MSLVVSRCIGVLSRQAAAHRLFLGECNPAVQSPWFSPVATLKTSAPLRAEPKKKKKADPRREMMMRERLKKKLKKLERVPPEFIPIEDFITPTKCLDETRERIPPTLSFEESESRALLLKEWSRYKQKQHMAEVEVIELALEAQREALEELKMESEELYLAALKPDPLLLPFTHEGPAYTPPIPNYDAPDGKYNDITRVYTQ